A segment of the Allosaccharopolyspora coralli genome:
GGGTTCCCGCCGAGACGGCCAGTGCCGGTGACCTGGTGGCGATCGCGGGTATCCCGGACATCACCATCGGGGACACCCTCGCCGACCCGGACGCGCCCGAACCGCTGCCGCGCATCACCGTCGACGCCCCCGCGATCTCGATGACCGTCGGCACCAACACCTCGCCGCAGGCAGGCCGCAACGGCGGCACGAAGATGACCGCGCGCCTGCTCAAGAACCGCCTCGACGCCGAACTGATCGGCAACGTCAGCGTCCAGGTCGTGCCCACCGAGCGCCCGGACACCTGGGAGGTGCAGGGCCGCGGTGAGCTGGCGCTGGCCGTGCTGGTCGAGACGATGCGCCGCGAGGGCTTCGAACTCACCGCGGGCAAGCCGGAGGTCGTGACCCGCACCATCGACGGCACGCTCTGCGAACCGTTCGAGCGGCTCACGCTCGACGTGCCCGAGGAACACCTCGGCGCGGTCACGCAACTGCTCGCCTCCCGCAAGGGGCGCATGGAGCACATGGAGGGGCACGGCACCGGCCGGATCAAACTCGACTACGTCATCCCGGCGCGCGGTCTCATCGGATTCCGCACGGAATTCCTCACCGAGACGCGGGGAGCGGGCATCGCCAACCACGTGTTCGAGGGCTATTTCCCGTGGGTCGGCGAGCTGCGCACCCGCAACAGCGGCTCGCTCGTCGCGGACCGAGCGGGCGCGGTGACCACCTACGCGATGACGCAGTTGTCGGACAGGGGGACCTTCTTCGTCGAGCCGACGCAGGAGGTCTACGAGGGCATGGTCGTCGGGGAGAACCCGCGCGCCGAGGACCTCGACATCAACGTCACCAAGGAAAAGAAGCTCACCAACATGCGCTCCGCCTCCGGCGAGGAGCTGGAGCGCCTGGCCCGGCCGCGCAAGCTCGGCCTGGAGGAGGCTCTGGAGTTCTGCTCCGCCGACGAGTGCGTCGAGGTCGGGCCCAACACCATCCGGGTGCGCAAGGTGACGCTGGACGGCACGACCAGGCAGCGGGAGCGCAACCGGCAGAAAGCCAGGGACAACGGCTGAGCTCGCGAGTCTTTTCAGAAGGTGGGGGCTGGCTGGCGGAACCTCAGCGTCCTGCTCGCTGCGGGATCGATTTCTTGAGTAGCGTCCTACGCTGCGAAATCGCTGCCTCGCGAGGAGGGCGCTGAGAACCAGCGGGTTGTCGGGCTGCGTACGTGGTGCCCGCTCAGCTGCTCCGCCGCGGACATCCGCCCAAGGGCCCCTAAACCGCCCCCGGTGTGCGGGAGGTGGTGACCACGCGGAACCATGAGACACGGGGCGACGTCCCCTTTCGGGGGTGTTCGCCGTGTGTGAGGGAGGTTCTGCAGCGTGAACGAGGGTCCACGACGGAAGCGCGCGATGCTGCCTGCGTTGCTCGCGGCCCTGTTCACGCTCGCCGCCTGCACCAACGCTCCGCC
Coding sequences within it:
- the typA gene encoding translational GTPase TypA; this translates as MPTSVAVPNQQTRTDLRNVAIVAHVDHGKTTLVDAMLRQSGAFSARTEPVDRVMDSNDLEREKGITILAKNTAIRRETGDGPVTINVVDTPGHADFGGEVERGLSMVDGVVLLVDASEGPLPQTRFVLRKALAADLPVILVVNKVDRPDARNAEVVDEVHTLLLDLATEVGADDSVLDLPVIYASARSGRASLTAPDDGDLPADEDLTSLFDVLMERVPAPVGDDEAGLQALVTNLDSSPFLGRIALCRIHAGTLRKGQTVGWCREDGSVEKVRLTELLVTENLDRVPAETASAGDLVAIAGIPDITIGDTLADPDAPEPLPRITVDAPAISMTVGTNTSPQAGRNGGTKMTARLLKNRLDAELIGNVSVQVVPTERPDTWEVQGRGELALAVLVETMRREGFELTAGKPEVVTRTIDGTLCEPFERLTLDVPEEHLGAVTQLLASRKGRMEHMEGHGTGRIKLDYVIPARGLIGFRTEFLTETRGAGIANHVFEGYFPWVGELRTRNSGSLVADRAGAVTTYAMTQLSDRGTFFVEPTQEVYEGMVVGENPRAEDLDINVTKEKKLTNMRSASGEELERLARPRKLGLEEALEFCSADECVEVGPNTIRVRKVTLDGTTRQRERNRQKARDNG